The following coding sequences are from one Microtus pennsylvanicus isolate mMicPen1 chromosome 1, mMicPen1.hap1, whole genome shotgun sequence window:
- the LOC142842475 gene encoding vomeronasal type-2 receptor 116-like — MAGLILLFFFLNIPLLASRFTQPRCFWRMYEDKDKDEDWLTGWVFVLKTEQRPVEKDYFNHILNIETTTKNFQFILALAFSMDEVNRNPDLLPNSSFVCECSEDGCAIQTKLHRPANLSEVVHNYPPNYMCYKQPECIVVLTGPNWEISVMTGSLFYIFNPQQVLQITYGPFHSILSNREQFPLLYQMAAKDTSLALAMISLMLYFNWNWIGLAISDNDQGTQFLTQLRGEMEKITVCFAFVSVIPVKMQLFLQRAEVYYNQIVTSSTNVVIIYGDPESSLAVGFRRWQSLGLQRIWVTTSQWDGTAPKNDFPLDSFNGKITFAHHHAEISHFKTFVQTLNPLKYTEDFLARLEWMNLNCNVSASMCKTLKNCLSNASLQWLKAQTFDMAFSDESYNIYNAVYAVAHGLQEMLPQHVYNQPMDNGGVYGNCLKLHSFLRKTRLTNPVGDRMIMNQKENLQEDYGIFQIWNFPYGLGLKVKIGEFSSYFPYGQQLHIYEDMIEHATGSRQMPPSVCSVDCGPGFRKFLQEGMAACCFDCSPCPQNEVSNETNVDKCVRCPEDQYANREQNQCIQKAVVFLNYKDTLGMVLTLMALFFSAFTTVVLGIFVKHHDTPIVKANNQNLSYILLISLIFCFLCPLLFIGHPNSATCVLQHITFGVVFTLAVSTVLAKTVTVLLAFKVTAPGRRMRYSPVSGVPNYIIAICTLIQIILCTIWLQFSPPFIDKDVHSEHGQIIIVCNKGSVTAFYCVLGYHGSLAIMSFIVAFLARNLPDTFNEAKLLTFSMLLFCGVWISFLPVYHSTKGKIMVAVEVLSILASSAGLLGCIFIPKCYIILLRPERNSLQKIREKTSS; from the exons AACAACAACTAAAAACTTCCAGTTTATACTGGCCTTAGCTTTTTCCATGGATGAAGTCAACAGGAACCCTGATCTTCTACCAAATTCATCATTTGTATGTGAATGTTCAGAGGATGGTTGTGCAATTCAGACAAAATTACATAGACCCGCTAACTTGTCTGAAGTAGTTCATAATTACCCTCCTAATTATATGTGTTATAAACAGCCTGAGTGTATCGTGGTGCTTACAGGACCAAATTGGGAAATATCTGTGATGACTGGGTCCTTGTTCTACATCTTCAATCCTCAACAG GTCCTTCAGATTACCTATGGACCTTTCCATTCTATTCTGAGCAATCGTGAACAATTTCCCCTTCTGTATCAGATGGCTGCCAAGGACACATCTTTAGCCCTGGCCATGATCTCTTTGATGCTTTACTTCAACTGGAACTGGATTGGACTGGCCATCTCAGACAATGATCAGGGTACTCAATTTCTCACACAATTaagaggagagatggaaaaaattacagtctgctttgcttttgtgaGTGTGATCCCAGTCAAGATGCAATTATTCTTGCAAAGAGCTGAAGTGTATTATAACCAAATAGTGACATCATCCACTAATGTGGTTATCATTTATGGTGACCCAGAGAGTTCTCTAGCTGTGGGCTTTAGAAGGTGGCAATCTCTAGGTTTACAGAGAATATGGGTCACCACCTCACAGTGGGATGGCACTGCACCTAAGAATGACTTCCCACTTGATTCATTCAATGGGAAAATAACTTTTGCACACCATCATGCTgagatttctcattttaaaacatttgtccaGACATTGAACCCTCTCAAATACACAGAAGATTTCCTGGCCAGGCTGGAGTGGATGAACTTGAACTGCAATGTCTCAGCTTCTATGTGTAAGACCCTGAAGAACTGCTTATCCAATGCCTCATTGCAATGGCTAAAAGCACAGACTTTTGACATGGCCTTTAGTGATGAGAGTTATAACATATATAATGCGGTGTATGCTGTGGCCCATGGCCTCCAGGAAATGCTTCCTCAGCATGTATATAATCAACCCATGGATAATGGAGGAGTTTATGGTAACTGCTTGAAG CTGCACTCCTTTCTGAGGAAAACACGCCTCACTAATCCAGTTGGAGACAGAATGATTATGAACCAGAAAGAAAATCTTCAGGAAGACTATGGCATTTTTCAGATTTGGAATTTCCCATATGGTCTTGGACTTAAGGTGAAAATAGGCGAGTTTAGCTCATATTTTCCATATGGTCAACAGCTGCATATATATGAAGACATGATAGAgcatgcaacaggaagtagacag ATGCCGCCTTCTGTGTGCAGTGTTGATTGTGGTCCTGGATTCAGAAAATTCTTGCAGGAGGGAATGGCAGCCTGCTGTTTTGATTGCAGCCCCTGCCCACAAAATGAAGTTTCTAATGAGACCA ATGTGGATAAATGTGTGAGGTGTCCAGAGGACCAGTATGCCAACAGAGAACAGAACCAATGTATTCAAAAAGCTGTGGTCTTTCTGAACTACAAAGACACCTTAGGGATGGTTCTTACCTTAATGGCCTTGTTCTTCTCTGCCTTCACAACTGTGGTTCTTGGGATATTTGTGAAGCATCATGACACTCCCATTGTGAAGGCCAACAACCAGAATCTCAGCTACATCTTGCTCATTTCActcatcttctgtttcctgtgtcccTTGCTTTTCATTGGGCATCCCAACTCAGCTACCTGTGTTCTGCAACATATTACATTTGGAGTTGTATTTACTCTGGCTGTTTCTACTGTGTTGGCCAAAACAGTGACTGTGCTGCTTGCTTTCAAAGTCACAGCCCCTGGAAGAAGGATGAGGTATTCTCCGGTTTCTGGTGTTCCCAACTACATCATTGCCATCTGTACGCTCATCCAAATTATTCTCTGTACAATCTGGTTGcaattttctcctccttttattgACAAAGATGTGCACTCTGAGCATGGCCAAATCATCATTGTGTGCAACAAGGGCTCAGTTACTGCATTCTACTGTGTCCTGGGATACCATGGCTCCCTTGCAATCATGAGCTTCATTGTTGCTTTCTTAGCCAGGAATCTCCCTGACACATTCAATGAAGCCAAGTTGCTAACCTTCAGCATGCTGTTGTTTTGTGGTGTCTGGatatccttccttcctgtctaccATAGCACCAAGGGCAAGATaatggtggctgtggaggtcttGTCCATCTTGGCTTCCAGTGCAGGCCTACTGGGATGCATTTTTATCCCCAAGTGCTACATAATTTTGttaagaccagagagaaattctCTTCAAAAGATAAGGGAGAAAACATCTTCCTGA